The DNA segment ACTGTGATAATATCAGACCTGTGTTTTTAAGCAATGAAATGTTTTCGTTTTTACAatatcattttgttttcaatgttttaGGAGGAGTTTTATTGTGATTGAAGCAGTTTGTTGtccaaaaaaaaatgtacatacatagAATACAATTTGTATATTAGAAGTGCCTTTTGTAAATATGAAGGAcagattttttgtatattttttacctTGGATTGAACTGACATGGTAACTCGGAATCAGatgaagtattttaaaatactgtacatttgaggTACAAGAGCGACGTTTTCATTCATGTGTGATTATATTCTATGCTTTCGTGTAAATCTATTATGAAAAAAGTTATTAAATACTGCTAACAAAATGGAATTTGCTTTGATTTTCCTTTCGTTCTCGCACATTTTTTGCATGGACGTGAATGATTTAATCCGTGgttttactttaataaatattattaggtccctctgtttttaaatatttaaatgagtaattaaatgttattttaagaaGTAATTTGCTACAGCACTTAGGAAAAATAGCtcgcaaataaaaacaaagaagtAGGTGTACAGAAGCAAATTGATTCATATTTCATATAGAAAATAAACCCTAATTAAACTTAATggcattgatttttttctgattgGAAAACTGCTGAAAGAGAAAACtaattatagaaataaaaactCAGAAAAAGATGATATTACTGTACAGTCAAAGAACTTACGTTCGGGGTCTCGTGGATGAAGGAATGACGCATCGCAGGTGGGCACGTCACGTGCTGGAGGGCGCGCGTGCGTCTTTGACAGTAAACATGGCGGCGGCAGCTAGTCACTGGTGTACACACAGTACGAGTCGTTTACTCTGTTTTCTACCTTTTCTCTTCATCACTTTATTATTACATGGAGCTAATGCTGCTCCAGAGACGGGTCTGTGGACTACACCAGTGCTGAATGTGAGTGTGAAGCGTGTTCTTCATTAGAAATGACGGATGAGGCTAAAGCTAGCGGTACATGGCAGCACATCTGGGGTTTGTGGTTGCTGTgacaattttacatttacagctTTACAAACACTATCTAAGACACTAGCGATCCAATGCGAGTTATTCGGCCCATGAACTGCGGaaacatgacatttattgaGCTGATGTGTTTCTGTGGGGAATCACAGGTTAGCTCGGCGCTTCTGCTCTTTACAACACTGACATTTCATCAGTTCCGCTGTTTTTAAAGCCACGTAATGATCAGTAATGATTACTGTAAAGAGCTGATGTTCGAGATGATGCATGTATAGACAAATAAGCTAAACATGCATGTTAAGTATACGTGTATATTTACAAGACAGCTGCATTTGAAAACAGATGGATGTATGCAAGATGATATATTTCCTGCAAGTAGTGAAGCAATCGGTTTGCAATCTAATATATAAGTGATGAGAATTATACCACTCAACATGAAATATGTCATATACACAAAATATAGTATTACATAAAGCAGTGTTATTTGTCAAATTGACCCATTATTCACAATACAGAATTATGTCATTTCTACCTAACCTTTGATCTGTGTAGAATATGTGATGAGGTCTTATCAAATATTTAAAGACTTGTCTATTTTTTCCACGGAGGTTTCCAGTAGCTGCCACATTGACATCTTATACCTGTTTAGTTCACTAGTAAGAACTCTTCTGAAAGTGGAAAAGTGTTGTGTCATTTCAGTGCGTTATCTTGTGTAAAGCTGATTTAAAGTGGCTTGTGTTGTAATAAGAGCCAAACAAACGAATTGGTAAAGAATTGAATTGTTTTCTCGTTTTCCAGACCTCGAGACCTTTATTATTACGAAAGTCCATGTACAAGGACACAGACATTGAAGTGAAAGGTATCTATCGTGATAAACCGAAGACAATGCTTTATAAACCGAAGAGAGTTATTTAAAGGAAAATCTAGTGTTCGTGTCTCTTTGCAGTGTCATCCTTTGGATGTCCAGAAGAAGTGACGTTTACAATTCAGTGGTATTTGAAGTATTACCCGTGTCACAATCAATACAACAATATAGAGGTGAGAGACCTTTGAGTGCTTCTGAACGTGTTTGTATAGCAGCTGTGTGTGAtgtgatttgtttgttaatCGTATGTTTCTTTATATGTCCGTTCAGGAACTGTATGAAAAGACTCCGCTCAGTCGAGGTGGGAGTTTGGATCCCGTGCCTTTTGGACAGGGAGAATATATTCAACACGCATATAAAGCATTGCCCTGTAACAGCGACATGCACTTCTTTCCTATGCTCAATGTATGACAGTCAAACACAATGTTTCATGTACGTTTCATATTCACCATTACATCAAGCGTGCAGATGATACTTTGTTTGTCGGCAGAAATCCAAAGCGGAGCCGAAACCAGTAAAGCCGCCTGCGATGGACAGAGAGCTACAGGTACAATTGTTGTTTGGCAAACGCGTTACGAAAGCCCGTCTCCGatccaaaaatatataaacaaaaatatatttggtttGTTATTTAAGGCGGATCGTTTTACAAGTTCTCCTGATGCTGAGGCTGGCACATATAGAACAAAGGTGAGATTGAACgaacaatgtttttatatgggacttaacatatttatatatacttaATATACATGAATGTCCTGTATTTTCATTCCTGGGAAAGGATAATGTGATTGCAACGACCTGGAGAGACGGACCCTACCTGCTCGTGGTGGCGTTGCATCCAAGCAAACAAGACGTCAACTGGAatttaacctgtatgactcatGACATTCCTCTTATCGTGAATGTGTTTCATTTGTCAACGTCTGTTATATGatctgtgtgcatgcgtgttaTTGTGGGAATTGTGTATATTTCAGTCAGCGTGGTGATGAAGGGAACTCACGGTTTTCTCTCTGTCACTGAATGGCCTCTCATGATCGTGAGTATTGTTCATCAGCTTTCTGTTGTGCTTGAGATGTTTCTCTGGCATTATAATCTCTGTTGAACCCTTATGCAGTCTTGGTTTGGGGTGTGCACTCGTGATCTTTGAGTTCTCTAGAGACCCCAGGcaacaaaatgtcattttgtaacaaaagaattgtttttttttaacaaatcaactccgttttttagtttttactacacgtttgtgcagtttttggaggatttgtgatatttttaaaaataaataaaaaatatttatttgtaataggtttttatacaaaaacagttttttatgtaaaattcaCTTTATAAAAGACCCACATTTCTAACTTTCATTCATGGGGATAACATGGATCATTTGACATGGTTTAGTGTAAGATTTTTGCCCATCTTTTGGAAAATGTCGTTTTAAAAGTAAGGAATTCTCACTTTTACTAGTAGATTGCTGCAGAGCTCCACTATCTGCTATTAGACCAACTGACAGATATCTTTTCAAAGTTTTTTCAGTTGGATTCATCTTATGGATTGGATTCATATCATTCATACATATTATGAAATCACAATTctaacaaaaaagtatttttttatgataagaATCAAACGTGGACAAGATGTTACAAAGAGAAAAGTTGCAGTCTTTAGAgtttataatttatttcaatcatctgttttcaaataattctacaaattaaataaatgttgtccGTTTTCTAAGCGGGGTCTCCATAGACCCCGAAAACCATGACTGTGACTTTTTTTTCCACACCAACAAAATCAAGATATAATTccaatttttttcatttgtagaTCTAGAAAGTGTTGACCATTTTCCAAAGTATCATGCCATTTGGACAAAGAgaatatttgtttcttttattttagcGAACGTCATTTGCGGGTCAAAAAGACCCAGAAGACCGCATAAGGGCTAAACAAGACACAACAGAGAATAAATATTTGCAAAGACAACCGTCACTACTTTTATTTACTCAGAATTTTAACTTGAATTGTTAAACCCTCATGGACCGTTTGTTCGTGGATGTAAATTCATCTCAACTCATGAGCGTCTTGAAATTGCGTGTCTTGTTGAGGAGACATGCAGTGATgccttttttaaagggacagttcacagaAAATGATCATTGTTataatttgatgtttgtttcttgctcttttctcgTCAGTTCTATATGGTCATGTGTGTGGTGTACATCTTGTACGCTCTGCTGTGGTTCGTCTGGTCGTCCTGTTACTGGAAAGACCTCTTGAGGATTCAGTTCTGGATCGCAGGCGTCATCTTCTTAGGCATGATAGAAAAAGCGGTTTTCTATGCTGAATATCAGAACACCAACACCGTGGGCTCAGCGTGTCAGTACAAATAAACCTTTGTTTTCTTTGGCTCGCATCGATTGAAATTGTATGTAGATTAATAATCGCTGATTTGACTGATGTCTATTCAGCTCAGGGTCTGTTGATCTTCGCCGAGCTCATCTCCGCTCTGAAGAGAACTCTCGCCCGTCTGCTGGTCATTATTGTCAGTCTGGGTTATGGAATTGTCAAGTGAGTGATGAAGATGTAGACTGTCAGCTCTGAAGATCATCTGAGATCGAGGTTGTAGTGACAGTGTTTGTTTTCCTCAGACCCCGTCTGGGCACGGTCATGCACAGGGTGGTTGGACTGGGTGTGCTCTACTTTGCTTTTGCTGCCATTGAGGGCGTTTTAAGGATCACAGGGGTGAGTCATTCTGTTTTTGCGTGTGATTTGTTTGAGTTTTAAAGACTTCCAAAGAGTGGAACTTGAGCTTACTCACTCGTATGCCATTACGGGGTTTTTAGAATAGACCAAAATTGTTGCTTGAAAGTCTTCCTAAATGTATTTtggtttttgtaaatattaaaaatgtaattttctgaTCATGTTGATTATCATGTGATAATTGTAACTCATGAATCACAGCAACAGCAAAAGTGTGAACAGGTTACTCGTGTGATATTGTTTCATCAATTCACAGAACAACAAACTATTACTAAAATAATGATACAAAATAATatacttttaatttaattgcaaaTGTTTCTGTGGCAGTGAGTACTGTAGGTGGCACCTGATCTGAAATGTACGAGAACCACTGAACGATCCGATTATAAAGTTTATTGATATTCTTGGTAACCAAGATGAATTCGGCTTTTTTGAAGTTTGTCATTACAATATCAAGAAGTGTCCCAGTTTACCTGAATTCACCTGATAGTTTATATGCTTTATGTTGATGTGTAAGGTTGGAGATCCATTTAAAATAAGTTTGTTCCCCTCATTGTGATTCATTTTATTGAGTGTTTTATAATGCACTGTTTATCCTGAACTGAACAACAATTATGGCCAGAAAaaactgtaaagctgctttaccAACGTTCTGGAGACTTGTATGCTCCTTTGACGTCAAAACCGGAGAGAAATgtgaatttatatatttttttgtgtattgtggtgcatgtaaacacgcttggttgtttctgttttttgtttctgactcAGGCGAAAGAGTCTGATCTGGCCCTGCTGGCCAACATTCCCCTGGCTCTGCTCGACTCCTCTCTGTGTTGGTGGATATCCTTTTGGAAGGCTGTGTTTGCTCCTCgcccttaaagtcccagtgaaataaaaaatgacgaTGCCtactttttcatgaaatattgaagcgtttatagtaaatagttgatcaatgcGGGTCGTTCTCTTTTTAACATTcttgtgccctcataatcttcagttagaatctgaaaatgcacttccgtcctgtaatgactatccatcttaaatgacatatgttagacggcttgggcggagcatccgttaactcctccccttcaaacccatgtcaaaatgcaacagctgtttttatacatccaatcaaatcgcaaagaaagacgaaagccacgcccactatttttctcattccaaATTCCACTTCTCTCGGAAACGTGTCAAAATACGCAAGTAAAAACGATCctaacttccggttcacggggactttaacaatCTGTCCAATGTGATGTGAtggtttcattttatttctgcCTGATACCTATGGAAAGGTACTTAACTTACTGCTTTGCAGTTTTAGGGTGAAATAAAATTGTGGGTCATTTTCAATCAAGTTTACATGTAGCGCATATGCGACAATCTGACACGCTTGTCTGCTAAGcttgtttttataaagtatCTAGAGTAAATGT comes from the Triplophysa rosa linkage group LG9, Trosa_1v2, whole genome shotgun sequence genome and includes:
- the tmem87b gene encoding transmembrane protein 87A isoform X1 — its product is MAAAASHWCTHSTSRLLCFLPFLFITLLLHGANAAPETGLWTTPVLNTSRPLLLRKSMYKDTDIEVKVSSFGCPEEVTFTIQWYLKYYPCHNQYNNIEELYEKTPLSRGGSLDPVPFGQGEYIQHAYKALPCNSDMHFFPMLNKSKAEPKPVKPPAMDRELQADRFTSSPDAEAGTYRTKDNVIATTWRDGPYLLVVALHPSKQDVNWNLTFSVVMKGTHGFLSVTEWPLMIFYMVMCVVYILYALLWFVWSSCYWKDLLRIQFWIAGVIFLGMIEKAVFYAEYQNTNTVGSASQGLLIFAELISALKRTLARLLVIIVSLGYGIVKPRLGTVMHRVVGLGVLYFAFAAIEGVLRITGAKESDLALLANIPLALLDSSLCWWIFVSLAQTIKTLKLRRNPVKLSLYRHFTNTLIFAVLASIIFMVWTTKKFRLADCQAQDWMELWVDDAFWRFLFSIILLVIMFLWRPSANNQRYAFTPLIDDSDDEEIEEFLVSANLADGIKLRAAKTETNGAAKPTTLNPDEDLKWVEENIPASLTDVALPVLLDSDEEIMTTKYEMSKME
- the tmem87b gene encoding transmembrane protein 87A isoform X2; this translates as MAAAASHWCTHSTSRLLCFLPFLFITLLLHGANAAPETGLWTTPVLNTSRPLLLRKSMYKDTDIEVKVSSFGCPEEVTFTIQWYLKYYPCHNQYNNIEELYEKTPLSRGGSLDPVPFGQGEYIQHAYKALPCNSDMHFFPMLNKSKAEPKPVKPPAMDRELQADRFTSSPDAEAGTYRTKDNVIATTWRDGPYLLVVALHPSKQDVNWNLTFSVVMKGTHGFLSVTEWPLMIFYMVMCVVYILYALLWFVWSSCYWKDLLRIQFWIAGVIFLGMIEKAVFYAEYQNTNTVGSASQGLLIFAELISALKRTLARLLVIIVSLGYGIVKPRLGTVMHRVVGLGVLYFAFAAIEGVLRITGAKESDLALLANIPLALLDSSLCWWIFVSLAQTIKTLKLRRNPVKLSLYRHFTNTLIFAVLASIIFMVWTTKKFRLADCQADWMELWVDDAFWRFLFSIILLVIMFLWRPSANNQRYAFTPLIDDSDDEEIEEFLVSANLADGIKLRAAKTETNGAAKPTTLNPDEDLKWVEENIPASLTDVALPVLLDSDEEIMTTKYEMSKME